The following are encoded in a window of Solibacillus sp. FSL R7-0668 genomic DNA:
- a CDS encoding RNA-binding S4 domain-containing protein encodes MRLDKFLKVSRLIKRRTLAKEVAVQGRITINGKVAKASSTVKVGDELAIRFGQKIVTARVEEIRENVKKEDALKMFTILKEERLEKVEPEFIDDEE; translated from the coding sequence ATGCGCTTAGATAAATTTTTAAAAGTTTCACGTTTAATTAAACGCCGTACATTAGCAAAAGAAGTAGCCGTACAAGGCCGTATCACGATTAATGGTAAAGTGGCAAAGGCTAGTAGCACAGTCAAAGTAGGCGATGAGCTAGCGATTCGCTTCGGACAAAAAATTGTCACAGCACGTGTAGAGGAAATACGCGAAAATGTGAAAAAAGAAGATGCATTAAAAATGTTTACCATTCTTAAAGAAGAACGTCTTGAAAAAGTCGAGCCAGAATTTATTGATGATGAAGAATAG
- the yabP gene encoding sporulation protein YabP: MTIHQESTRYTISSGDHLVTVRNRKRMDMTSVKSIERFDQEEFFVNTSEGHLLIRGEELRIVHLDVDKGLLTLEGEVKQLQYDDSESGLSKSFLHKLFG; the protein is encoded by the coding sequence ATGACAATTCATCAAGAAAGTACACGCTATACAATTTCTTCAGGAGATCACTTAGTAACGGTACGTAATCGAAAACGAATGGACATGACATCAGTAAAAAGCATTGAACGCTTCGATCAAGAGGAATTTTTTGTGAACACATCAGAAGGACATTTACTCATCCGCGGGGAAGAATTACGCATTGTGCATTTAGATGTAGATAAGGGATTATTGACATTAGAAGGAGAAGTCAAACAATTGCAATACGATGATAGCGAAAGCGGATTATCGAAAAGCTTCCTCCATAAATTGTTTGGATGA
- the yabQ gene encoding spore cortex biosynthesis protein YabQ — MSTQLVSIIVMFISGIAVGMVIDGTRIITRQLPIKFIRDIARPLEGLVWLVLAISTFYLLFLIKGGQWRLVDPLAQIVGIMSYELFFQRSARFIGRVFVNLVVKPIYLIGHVFVMLIRKIVMLIIAFCIVITNPFIKVFKKYLLKSFKIKK; from the coding sequence ATGAGTACACAGCTTGTAAGCATTATTGTCATGTTTATAAGCGGGATTGCCGTGGGTATGGTTATTGATGGGACAAGAATCATCACAAGACAATTGCCGATAAAATTTATTCGTGATATCGCACGTCCTCTAGAAGGACTCGTTTGGCTCGTACTAGCGATAAGCACATTTTACTTACTGTTTTTAATTAAGGGAGGTCAATGGCGACTTGTTGATCCACTCGCACAAATCGTAGGGATTATGAGTTATGAGCTGTTTTTCCAAAGGAGTGCGCGTTTTATCGGAAGGGTTTTTGTGAATCTTGTGGTGAAGCCCATTTATTTAATTGGACATGTCTTCGTGATGCTTATTCGTAAAATTGTGATGCTAATAATCGCTTTTTGTATAGTAATCACCAATCCATTTATTAAAGTTTTTAAGAAATATTTGTTAAAAAGCTTTAAAATAAAGAAGTGA
- a CDS encoding FtsB family cell division protein — translation MGKRNSQDELHNNVQPLDNDYVRSNPNAKKAKQRAKKAVLLRRRLAIFSIIAIASIVGLIQFSSMQSERLAEKQIKKAEVDAQLEEALSKQEMLNLQISKLEDDEYIAKLARKEFFLSEEGEIIFTIPKTVDKEDEKTDSDKKDE, via the coding sequence GTGGGAAAACGAAATAGTCAAGATGAGCTACATAATAATGTTCAACCACTTGATAATGATTATGTCCGTTCAAATCCAAACGCTAAAAAAGCAAAACAAAGGGCGAAAAAAGCTGTATTACTTCGCCGAAGACTGGCTATCTTTTCAATCATTGCAATTGCTTCAATTGTAGGTTTAATTCAATTTTCAAGTATGCAGAGTGAGCGACTTGCTGAAAAGCAAATCAAAAAAGCAGAAGTAGATGCACAATTAGAAGAAGCATTGTCCAAACAAGAAATGTTAAATTTACAAATATCAAAATTAGAAGATGATGAATATATCGCGAAGCTAGCACGAAAGGAATTTTTCCTTTCTGAGGAAGGCGAGATTATCTTTACCATTCCAAAAACAGTAGATAAAGAAGATGAAAAAACAGATTCAGATAAAAAGGACGAATAA